In Helianthus annuus cultivar XRQ/B chromosome 9, HanXRQr2.0-SUNRISE, whole genome shotgun sequence, the following are encoded in one genomic region:
- the LOC118479264 gene encoding polyadenylate-binding protein 2-like isoform X2, which translates to MDLTAEQDQEHEVYGGEIPDEAEMDADFEVPRDETEDIEHNNSKDLEDMKKRLKEIEEEAGALREMQAKVEKEMGSVQDPGASATQAEKEEADARSIYVGNVDYACTPEEVQQHFQSCGTVNRVTILTDKFGQPKGFAYVEFVEPESVQNSLLLNESELHGRQLKVAAKRTNVPGMKQFRGRRPNPYLGSYPRRPYMPGPSYYSPYGYGRFPRARRPVWYMPY; encoded by the exons ATGGATCTCACGGCGGAGCAAGATCAAGAACACGAAGTTTATGGCGGAGAGATTCCCGACGAAGCTGAGATGGACGCCGATTTCGAGGTTCCGAGAGACGAAACGGAAGACATTGAACACAATAACTCGAAG GATTTAGAGGATATGAAGAAGAGATTGAAGGAGATTGAAGAGGAGGCAGGTGCGCTTCGTGAAATGCAGGCGAAAGTTGAGAAGGAAATGGGCTCAGTTCAAG ATCCAGGTGCTTCTGCTACACAGGCTGAGAAGGAAGAGGCTGATGCTCGTTCGATATATGTTGGCAAT GTAGACTATGCATGTACACCTGAAGAGGTTCAGCAGCATTTTCAGTCATGCGGAACCGTAAACAGGGTGACAATATTAACAGACAAATTTGGTCAACCGAAAGGTTTCGCATACGTGGAATTCGTGGAACCTGAATCTGTTCAGAATTCTTTGCTTCTGAACGAATCAGAATTGCATGGGCGCCAACTCAAG GTTGCCGCCAAACGGACCAATGTTCCAGGCATGAAGCAATTCAGAGGAAGGCGTCCAAACCCATACCTTGGTTCTTATCCACGAAGGCCTTACATGCCTGGCCCATCATACTATTCTCCATATGGCTACGG AAGGTTTCCTAGGGCCAGGAGGCCAGTGTGGTACATGCCATACTGA
- the LOC118479264 gene encoding polyadenylate-binding protein 2-like isoform X1, translating into MDLTAEQDQEHEVYGGEIPDEAEMDADFEVPRDETEDIEHNNSKDLEDMKKRLKEIEEEAGALREMQAKVEKEMGSVQEDPGASATQAEKEEADARSIYVGNVDYACTPEEVQQHFQSCGTVNRVTILTDKFGQPKGFAYVEFVEPESVQNSLLLNESELHGRQLKVAAKRTNVPGMKQFRGRRPNPYLGSYPRRPYMPGPSYYSPYGYGRFPRARRPVWYMPY; encoded by the exons ATGGATCTCACGGCGGAGCAAGATCAAGAACACGAAGTTTATGGCGGAGAGATTCCCGACGAAGCTGAGATGGACGCCGATTTCGAGGTTCCGAGAGACGAAACGGAAGACATTGAACACAATAACTCGAAG GATTTAGAGGATATGAAGAAGAGATTGAAGGAGATTGAAGAGGAGGCAGGTGCGCTTCGTGAAATGCAGGCGAAAGTTGAGAAGGAAATGGGCTCAGTTCAAG AAGATCCAGGTGCTTCTGCTACACAGGCTGAGAAGGAAGAGGCTGATGCTCGTTCGATATATGTTGGCAAT GTAGACTATGCATGTACACCTGAAGAGGTTCAGCAGCATTTTCAGTCATGCGGAACCGTAAACAGGGTGACAATATTAACAGACAAATTTGGTCAACCGAAAGGTTTCGCATACGTGGAATTCGTGGAACCTGAATCTGTTCAGAATTCTTTGCTTCTGAACGAATCAGAATTGCATGGGCGCCAACTCAAG GTTGCCGCCAAACGGACCAATGTTCCAGGCATGAAGCAATTCAGAGGAAGGCGTCCAAACCCATACCTTGGTTCTTATCCACGAAGGCCTTACATGCCTGGCCCATCATACTATTCTCCATATGGCTACGG AAGGTTTCCTAGGGCCAGGAGGCCAGTGTGGTACATGCCATACTGA